Proteins encoded together in one Halalkaliarchaeum sp. AArc-CO window:
- a CDS encoding TrkA family potassium uptake protein, which produces MNVIVVGYGRVGARTARVLKEEGHDVVVVENDSEVAERARNRGFTVVVGDGSEDAVLEEAGIETADAIGGFTRNVDTNYAVCILGTKHGCRTVMRITEDFSSDVYDRYAEAVDDVVYPERLGAAGAKTALLGGDFNAIADLTEELQLTTVSVTDDAPIVGAHVNEIDLGGRGRIYAHGRDEEPMTIPLPGTIVEAGDRLALLVDSDQIDVVRTELLG; this is translated from the coding sequence TCGGAGCGCGGACCGCACGCGTCCTGAAAGAGGAGGGCCACGACGTCGTCGTGGTCGAAAACGACAGTGAGGTGGCGGAACGCGCGCGGAATCGCGGCTTCACCGTCGTCGTCGGCGACGGCTCCGAAGACGCGGTGCTCGAGGAGGCCGGCATCGAAACCGCCGACGCGATCGGCGGGTTCACGCGGAACGTCGACACGAACTACGCGGTGTGTATCCTGGGGACGAAACACGGCTGTCGGACGGTCATGCGGATCACCGAGGACTTCAGCAGCGACGTGTACGATCGGTACGCCGAGGCTGTCGACGACGTCGTCTACCCCGAACGCCTCGGCGCCGCCGGGGCGAAGACGGCGCTTCTGGGCGGGGACTTCAACGCGATCGCCGACCTCACCGAGGAGTTGCAGCTCACTACTGTCAGCGTGACCGACGACGCGCCGATCGTCGGCGCCCACGTAAACGAGATCGACCTGGGTGGCCGCGGCCGGATCTACGCGCACGGCCGCGACGAAGAACCGATGACGATTCCGCTCCCTGGAACGATCGTAGAGGCGGGCGATAGGCTCGCGCTGCTGGTCGATTCAGATCAGATAGACGTCGTTCGAACGGAACTACTCGGTTGA
- a CDS encoding non-canonical purine NTP pyrophosphatase produces the protein MLRYVTTNEGKMREAADYLGDGAVEQFDYDYVEIQSDDPGTIAAHGAREAYRACGEPVITDDAGLFVDALNGFPGTYSSFVEDTLGIERVARIALAEEDTRASFRCVLAYCDGGPFEAAPDTVARDDRAVAAASSPGGSDPGGSSPNGSSAGTEGAESETLPVKLFEGYVPGRIVEPRGDGGFGYDPIFEHGGTTFAEMDAAEKNALSHRGRALAKFAEWFQARRDRVE, from the coding sequence ATGCTGCGGTACGTGACGACCAACGAGGGGAAGATGCGCGAGGCGGCCGACTACCTCGGAGACGGCGCCGTCGAACAGTTCGACTACGACTACGTCGAGATTCAGTCGGACGACCCCGGAACGATCGCGGCCCACGGCGCACGGGAGGCGTACCGGGCCTGCGGCGAGCCCGTGATCACTGACGACGCCGGCCTGTTCGTCGACGCGTTGAACGGCTTCCCCGGCACCTACTCCTCGTTCGTGGAGGACACCCTCGGGATCGAGCGGGTCGCCCGCATCGCGCTGGCCGAGGAGGACACCCGCGCGTCGTTCCGGTGCGTGCTGGCGTACTGTGACGGCGGCCCGTTCGAGGCGGCGCCGGACACCGTCGCCAGAGACGACCGGGCCGTCGCCGCCGCCTCCAGCCCAGGGGGATCGGATCCGGGCGGATCCTCCCCGAACGGATCGTCAGCGGGAACCGAAGGCGCCGAAAGCGAGACGCTCCCCGTGAAGCTGTTCGAGGGGTACGTTCCGGGGCGTATCGTCGAGCCGCGAGGCGACGGCGGGTTCGGGTACGATCCAATCTTCGAACACGGCGGGACGACGTTCGCCGAGATGGACGCCGCCGAGAAGAACGCCCTCTCGCACCGCGGCCGTGCGCTCGCGAAGTTCGCCGAGTGGTTCCAGGCCCGACGCGATCGGGTCGAGTGA
- a CDS encoding prolyl oligopeptidase family serine peptidase yields MPGPDDAADVDVLEELANLPTLAHPTAAPDGREVAVYYDISGRNELHVLDVESGELRQWSDGEVPRNARWFIEWGADCDRVYFHNDEGGNEQNDVYAMTREGSVESVVEMGGQIAIGDVGDDGRTLLFAASRDGQMNAYRHDLETGETTKLTEYDRAVGGLTLSPDCERFAYATNEADDYNNRDVYVADIDGSNPRNLEIGDVGAEAAPSDWGPDGDRLLVSDNTPDLGRIGVYDLAADEVTWLGDGEYEEQPAAFLPDGRRVIGTRMREAVTVPIVYDLETGEGREFDLPEGVAGFGMGGSPVLDDDRVLLTHTTPTTRSELLAYDLSTDEAETLIEAEYGPFEPDDFADAEYLTVDSDGVPATRQAAVEHDPSEELEIGALFYDAGVRPSPLIVNPHGGPRHRDSKRFDLYTQVLVSRGFSVLQVNYRGSTGRGRSFVRALHDDWGGAEQGDVATAAEHVIGTHDWIDDDRVVVFGGSYGGYSAYWQLVQYPDLYDAGIAWIGLTDLDDMFENTMPHFRTELMEKYLGTPGENPDLYRERSPVTHVENLNAPLLIVHGVNDRRVPVSQARIFREALAESGFQEGPDGDFEYRELGEEGHASSDRQQKLRTFRLLDEFLERRIGTDAEESRIEVGD; encoded by the coding sequence ATGCCAGGCCCTGACGATGCCGCTGACGTCGACGTCCTCGAGGAGCTCGCCAACCTGCCGACGCTCGCGCACCCGACCGCCGCACCCGACGGCCGAGAAGTGGCGGTGTACTACGACATTTCCGGCCGGAACGAACTCCACGTGCTCGACGTCGAATCCGGCGAACTCCGTCAATGGAGCGACGGGGAGGTGCCGCGAAACGCCAGGTGGTTCATCGAGTGGGGCGCCGACTGCGACCGGGTGTACTTCCACAACGACGAGGGGGGCAACGAACAGAACGACGTGTACGCGATGACCCGCGAGGGCTCGGTCGAGTCGGTCGTCGAGATGGGCGGCCAGATCGCGATCGGCGACGTCGGTGACGACGGTCGCACGCTGCTTTTCGCCGCCAGCCGCGACGGACAGATGAACGCCTACCGTCACGATCTGGAGACGGGAGAGACGACGAAGCTCACGGAGTACGACCGGGCCGTCGGCGGGCTGACGCTGTCGCCCGACTGCGAGCGGTTCGCCTACGCCACGAACGAGGCGGACGACTACAACAACCGAGACGTGTACGTCGCCGACATCGACGGCTCGAACCCCCGAAACCTGGAGATCGGCGACGTCGGCGCCGAAGCCGCCCCCAGCGACTGGGGTCCCGACGGGGATCGCCTGCTCGTCTCCGACAACACGCCCGACCTCGGGCGGATCGGGGTGTACGACTTGGCCGCCGACGAGGTGACGTGGCTCGGCGACGGCGAGTACGAGGAGCAGCCGGCTGCGTTCCTGCCCGACGGGCGGCGGGTGATCGGCACACGGATGCGGGAGGCGGTCACCGTTCCGATCGTCTACGACCTCGAAACCGGCGAGGGTCGCGAGTTCGACCTCCCGGAGGGGGTCGCTGGCTTCGGTATGGGCGGGAGCCCTGTGCTGGACGACGACCGGGTACTCCTCACCCACACGACGCCGACGACGCGGTCGGAGCTCCTCGCGTACGACCTCTCGACGGACGAGGCGGAGACGCTTATCGAGGCCGAGTACGGCCCGTTCGAGCCCGACGACTTCGCCGACGCGGAGTACCTCACTGTCGACTCGGACGGCGTTCCAGCGACGCGACAGGCGGCGGTCGAACACGACCCCTCCGAGGAACTGGAGATCGGCGCGCTGTTTTACGACGCCGGAGTCCGACCGTCGCCGCTGATCGTCAACCCGCACGGCGGCCCCCGACACCGCGACAGCAAGCGGTTCGACCTGTACACGCAGGTGCTCGTCTCCCGTGGCTTTTCGGTGCTGCAGGTGAACTACCGCGGTTCGACCGGCCGGGGGCGGTCGTTCGTCCGGGCGCTGCACGACGACTGGGGCGGCGCCGAACAGGGCGACGTCGCGACTGCCGCCGAGCACGTCATCGGAACGCACGACTGGATCGACGACGACCGCGTGGTCGTCTTCGGCGGCTCCTACGGCGGCTACTCTGCCTACTGGCAGCTTGTCCAGTATCCCGACCTGTACGACGCGGGGATCGCCTGGATCGGGCTGACGGATCTCGACGACATGTTCGAGAACACGATGCCCCACTTCCGGACGGAACTGATGGAGAAATACCTCGGGACGCCCGGGGAGAATCCCGACCTGTACCGCGAGCGGTCGCCGGTCACCCACGTCGAGAACCTGAACGCGCCGCTTTTGATCGTCCACGGGGTCAACGACCGGCGGGTGCCGGTCTCACAGGCCCGGATCTTCCGGGAGGCGCTCGCCGAGTCCGGCTTCCAGGAGGGCCCCGACGGCGACTTCGAGTACCGCGAGCTCGGCGAGGAGGGGCACGCCTCCTCCGACCGCCAACAGAAGCTTCGCACGTTCCGGTTGCTCGACGAATTCCTCGAGCGCCGCATCGGTACGGATGCCGAGGAGTCGCGGATCGAGGTCGGCGACTGA
- a CDS encoding universal stress protein — protein sequence MYDDVLIPTDGSETVPEALEHALPIATDNDATVHALYVVDSRITAAADRETREEVEASLEREGTAAIEAVAEAATDAGLDSTTAIRKATPWRGILDYADDAGVDLIVIGSHGKTPREKITSLGSVSERVVDDAEIPVLVVRSPDGG from the coding sequence ATGTACGACGACGTGTTGATCCCGACGGACGGAAGCGAGACGGTCCCGGAGGCGCTCGAACACGCGCTTCCGATTGCGACCGACAACGACGCCACGGTACACGCGCTGTACGTCGTGGACTCCCGGATCACGGCCGCGGCCGACAGGGAGACTCGCGAGGAGGTCGAGGCGTCGCTCGAACGGGAGGGAACGGCGGCCATCGAGGCGGTCGCGGAGGCTGCGACCGACGCCGGACTCGATTCGACGACCGCGATCCGGAAAGCGACCCCGTGGCGGGGGATTCTCGACTACGCGGACGATGCGGGCGTCGACCTGATCGTCATCGGGAGCCACGGGAAAACACCCCGAGAGAAGATCACGTCGCTGGGCAGCGTCTCCGAACGGGTCGTCGACGACGCCGAGATCCCGGTGCTTGTCGTCCGGAGTCCCGACGGCGGCTGA
- the fdhF gene encoding formate dehydrogenase subunit alpha produces MSTDRNFRAQKSVCPFCGVGCGVEYSEKSGKGTGWKGPVNTKGEMCPKGAAAFDFVDHEDRLTQPLVREDGELVPASWEEALGRVESELGGIVDEYGADAIGFFASSNATNEENYVYQKLARMLGTNNVDNCARLCHSSTVAAMSERFGAGAMTNTLDDLTEADVYLVAGANPAEQHPVAFRSYFLPAIRDGGEMIHVDPRENSTTDAAGIHLPVRPGYDIPLFNAMAAAILEEGLEDEEFLAERVSNVEEFKAHIERIDVEENAKLAGVDPEELREAARTYAEADRAAIFTGMGMSQHHCGTDNVHSLLNLSLLTGNVGRRGTGVNPLRGQNNVQGAGDVGALPNILPGYEPVEDDEARERVAEVWGVEPPATPGLTEVEFTHEFGDGVKGAFVFGENPAVTEPHSGRVEEEFQELDFLVVLDLFETETAEHADVLLPGSSWAEKSGTVTNTDRQVIRMRPNADLPGDARLDLEIISEIGARLTDRPEAFDYDGPGEVFDEITEVSPIYDGMSYDGIGESSQRWPFSPEDGSGTAVLHREEFSTGEKTAPLVPLEHVPPADELEEDELALTTGRVLQHFNSGALSRRSETLMRMRGEDVLQIHPADAEPRGIEDGDLVRVENERGDVEVEAAVTPAVREGAVFLTFHYADPLTNALTGDALDPVAKIPEYKHSGVSVAPVDD; encoded by the coding sequence ATGAGCACCGACCGAAATTTCAGGGCGCAAAAGAGCGTCTGTCCGTTCTGTGGCGTCGGCTGTGGCGTCGAGTACAGCGAAAAGAGTGGGAAAGGCACCGGGTGGAAGGGCCCCGTGAACACGAAAGGGGAGATGTGTCCGAAGGGTGCGGCGGCGTTCGACTTCGTCGACCACGAGGACCGGCTCACCCAGCCGCTCGTGCGCGAAGACGGCGAACTGGTGCCCGCAAGCTGGGAGGAGGCGCTCGGTCGCGTCGAGTCCGAACTCGGCGGGATCGTCGACGAGTACGGTGCCGACGCGATCGGCTTTTTCGCCTCCTCGAACGCGACCAACGAGGAGAACTACGTCTACCAGAAGCTCGCCCGGATGCTGGGGACGAACAACGTCGACAACTGCGCGCGATTGTGTCACTCCTCGACGGTGGCGGCGATGAGCGAGCGGTTCGGCGCCGGAGCGATGACGAACACCCTCGATGACCTCACCGAGGCCGACGTCTACCTCGTCGCCGGGGCCAATCCCGCCGAACAGCACCCGGTCGCGTTCCGGTCGTACTTCCTGCCGGCGATCCGCGACGGCGGCGAGATGATCCACGTCGACCCGCGAGAGAACTCGACGACCGACGCGGCGGGGATCCACCTGCCGGTCCGGCCGGGCTACGACATCCCGCTTTTCAACGCGATGGCGGCCGCGATCCTCGAGGAGGGGCTCGAAGACGAGGAGTTCCTCGCAGAGCGCGTCTCCAACGTCGAGGAGTTCAAAGCGCACATCGAGCGGATCGACGTCGAGGAGAACGCGAAACTCGCCGGCGTCGACCCCGAGGAACTGCGCGAGGCGGCCCGGACGTACGCCGAGGCCGACCGCGCAGCCATCTTCACCGGCATGGGGATGAGCCAGCACCACTGCGGGACGGACAACGTCCACTCGCTTTTGAACCTCTCGCTGCTCACGGGCAACGTCGGCCGGCGCGGCACCGGCGTCAACCCGCTGCGCGGCCAGAACAACGTCCAGGGCGCCGGCGACGTGGGTGCCCTGCCGAACATCCTGCCGGGGTATGAACCCGTCGAGGACGATGAGGCGCGCGAACGCGTCGCCGAGGTATGGGGCGTCGAGCCCCCGGCGACGCCGGGACTCACCGAAGTCGAGTTCACCCACGAGTTCGGCGACGGCGTCAAGGGCGCGTTCGTCTTCGGGGAGAATCCCGCCGTCACGGAGCCTCACTCCGGACGCGTCGAAGAGGAGTTCCAGGAGCTGGACTTCCTCGTGGTACTGGACCTCTTCGAGACCGAAACCGCCGAACACGCCGACGTCCTCCTGCCCGGGAGCTCGTGGGCCGAAAAGTCCGGAACCGTCACCAACACCGACCGGCAGGTCATCCGGATGCGCCCCAACGCCGACCTCCCCGGCGATGCCCGGCTCGACCTCGAGATCATCTCGGAGATCGGCGCGCGCCTCACCGACCGCCCGGAGGCGTTCGACTACGACGGCCCCGGAGAGGTGTTCGACGAGATCACGGAGGTCAGTCCGATCTACGACGGGATGAGCTACGACGGGATCGGCGAGTCGAGTCAGCGGTGGCCCTTCTCCCCCGAAGACGGCTCCGGTACCGCTGTGCTCCACCGCGAGGAGTTTTCCACCGGGGAGAAGACCGCACCGCTGGTGCCGCTGGAACACGTCCCGCCCGCAGACGAACTCGAAGAGGACGAACTGGCGCTGACGACCGGTCGCGTGCTCCAGCACTTCAACAGCGGGGCGCTCAGCCGGCGTTCGGAGACGCTGATGCGGATGCGCGGCGAGGACGTCCTCCAGATCCACCCCGCCGACGCCGAACCGCGGGGAATCGAGGACGGCGACCTGGTCCGCGTCGAGAACGAACGGGGTGACGTCGAGGTCGAGGCGGCGGTGACGCCGGCGGTCCGCGAGGGCGCGGTGTTCCTCACGTTCCACTACGCGGATCCGCTGACGAACGCGCTGACCGGCGACGCGCTCGATCCGGTCGCAAAGATCCCCGAGTACAAACACTCCGGCGTGAGCGTCGCCCCCGTCGACGACTGA
- a CDS encoding sugar phosphate nucleotidyltransferase, protein MNLRTAVVLAGGEGDRLRPLTRNRPKPMLPAGNRPILEYVFDSLIDSGIEQLHVVVGYKGTRVQDHFGPTYRGVPLAYHRQEKQLGSGHALLQVRGAIDEPFLAVNGDQIADPSIVADVAAAHMEGGAVATLSVVESREASRYGSVRLDGDEIVELVERPESGDYRLLNAGVYGFDPAFLGALAATPRVAGSLPLPAAVSRLVADEDHRVRGVRTEGFWTDATYPWDLLTAARQVFDMGWVELPERDPDVWIADSATVHPDATLQPPVAVSADCEIGAGAVVGPTASLGTNVTVDASAVVRDSVVGDDSRIGANATVVDAVFGQDVRLGPGSVIPGGDADVRVNDRIHEGERLGAVLADRVDAEAGVVFSPGVLVGPNASIDVGVRLVRNVSAGAEVTR, encoded by the coding sequence ATGAACCTTCGAACCGCGGTCGTGCTCGCGGGCGGCGAGGGCGACCGCCTGCGGCCACTGACCAGAAACCGGCCGAAACCGATGTTGCCGGCGGGCAACCGGCCGATCCTCGAGTACGTCTTCGACAGCCTCATCGACTCCGGGATCGAGCAACTGCACGTCGTCGTCGGCTACAAAGGGACCAGAGTGCAGGATCACTTCGGCCCGACGTACCGCGGCGTTCCCCTGGCGTATCACCGACAGGAGAAACAGCTCGGCAGCGGCCACGCCCTCCTGCAGGTTCGGGGTGCGATCGACGAGCCATTCCTCGCGGTCAACGGCGACCAGATCGCCGACCCGTCGATCGTCGCGGACGTCGCCGCCGCCCACATGGAGGGGGGCGCCGTCGCGACGCTGAGCGTCGTCGAGAGCCGGGAGGCGTCCCGGTACGGCTCCGTCCGCCTCGACGGCGACGAGATCGTCGAACTGGTCGAGCGCCCGGAAAGCGGCGACTACCGCCTGCTCAACGCCGGCGTCTACGGTTTCGACCCGGCCTTCCTCGGGGCGCTCGCCGCGACGCCGCGGGTGGCGGGGAGCCTCCCGCTTCCGGCCGCCGTCTCTCGGCTCGTCGCCGACGAGGACCACCGCGTTCGGGGCGTTCGAACCGAAGGCTTCTGGACGGACGCGACGTATCCGTGGGATCTGCTCACTGCGGCCCGCCAGGTGTTCGACATGGGATGGGTCGAACTCCCAGAACGCGATCCTGATGTCTGGATCGCCGACAGCGCGACGGTCCATCCGGACGCGACGCTTCAGCCGCCCGTGGCGGTCTCGGCGGACTGCGAGATCGGCGCGGGCGCTGTCGTCGGGCCGACCGCGTCGCTCGGGACGAACGTCACCGTCGACGCGAGCGCCGTGGTTCGCGACTCGGTGGTCGGCGACGACTCCCGGATCGGGGCGAACGCGACGGTCGTGGACGCCGTCTTCGGCCAGGACGTCAGGCTCGGTCCGGGATCGGTCATTCCCGGCGGTGACGCCGACGTTCGAGTGAACGACCGGATCCACGAAGGTGAGCGACTCGGCGCGGTCCTCGCCGATCGGGTCGACGCCGAGGCGGGCGTCGTCTTCTCGCCGGGCGTCCTGGTCGGGCCGAACGCGTCGATCGACGTCGGCGTCCGGCTGGTTCGGAACGTCTCCGCCGGGGCAGAGGTGACCCGCTGA
- the glmS gene encoding glutamine--fructose-6-phosphate transaminase (isomerizing), whose product MCGIIGYVGRRDALDVLVGGLNQLEYRGYDSAGVALANGADEGAGSDADSAATVDVDVVKRAGELSALEAALEERRPSGTTGIGHTRWSTHGPPTDANAHPHTDEDGRVAVVHNGIIENYDRLKDELRADGHQFDSDTDTEVVPHLIERELEAGSSPETAVRRAVDQLSGSYAIAAVVAGTDAVYAARNDSPLVLGVGEDGYYLGSDVPAFLEHTARVVYLEDGEFVRLTPDSWTVTSPDGNPVEKQIDTVDWDLEDTGKSGYDHYMLKEINEQPHALRQCLSGRVDELEGRVELAELDALLQDPPEAVQFVACGTSYHAALYGARRFRDRGIPAQAFVASEYATEAPPTGDRLVIGVTQSGETADTLSALREAQSRGVETLAVTNVVGSTAARECDHAMYIRAGPEIGVAATKTFSSQLVALNLLVEAVANGSRSGDRAQSDRVRERLAALRELPGQVQQILDESNAVDVARTYLDSSGYFFIGRGYNYPVALEGALKFKEITYEHAEGFPAGELKHGTLALVTADTPVIAVVTGDDEIARKTVGNVKEVEARDAPVIAVTDGRSDVERYADEVLEIPEAHPVTMPLLANTQLQLVAYHVANELGRSIDKPRNLAKSVTVE is encoded by the coding sequence ATGTGTGGGATCATCGGCTACGTCGGGCGGCGGGACGCGCTCGACGTGCTCGTCGGCGGGCTCAATCAGCTCGAATACCGCGGCTACGACTCCGCGGGGGTCGCGCTCGCGAACGGCGCAGACGAGGGCGCCGGTAGCGACGCGGACAGCGCCGCAACTGTGGACGTCGACGTCGTCAAGCGCGCCGGCGAACTGTCGGCGCTGGAGGCGGCGCTGGAGGAGCGACGACCCTCGGGCACGACTGGAATCGGCCACACACGATGGAGTACACACGGCCCGCCGACCGACGCGAACGCACACCCTCACACCGACGAGGACGGGCGGGTCGCGGTGGTACACAACGGGATCATCGAGAACTACGACAGATTGAAAGACGAGCTCCGCGCGGACGGCCACCAGTTCGATAGCGACACCGACACGGAGGTGGTGCCCCACCTGATCGAACGGGAACTCGAGGCTGGATCCTCTCCGGAGACTGCGGTCAGACGGGCTGTCGACCAGCTCTCCGGTAGCTACGCCATCGCCGCCGTCGTCGCCGGTACCGACGCCGTCTACGCCGCCAGGAACGACTCGCCGCTCGTGCTCGGGGTCGGCGAGGACGGCTACTACCTCGGCAGCGACGTCCCCGCGTTCCTCGAACACACCGCTCGGGTGGTCTACCTCGAGGACGGCGAATTCGTGCGACTCACCCCCGACAGCTGGACCGTCACCTCCCCCGACGGGAACCCGGTCGAAAAACAGATCGACACCGTCGACTGGGATCTCGAGGACACCGGGAAGAGCGGCTACGACCACTACATGCTCAAGGAGATCAACGAGCAGCCGCACGCGCTCCGACAGTGTCTCTCTGGGCGCGTCGACGAACTCGAGGGGCGCGTCGAACTGGCGGAACTGGACGCGCTCCTCCAGGACCCCCCGGAAGCGGTGCAGTTCGTCGCCTGCGGGACCTCATATCACGCTGCGCTGTACGGGGCCCGCCGCTTCCGCGATCGGGGGATCCCGGCGCAGGCGTTTGTCGCCAGCGAGTACGCAACGGAGGCGCCGCCAACGGGCGATCGGCTGGTGATCGGGGTTACCCAGAGCGGTGAGACGGCGGACACCCTTTCTGCGCTCCGGGAGGCACAGAGCCGGGGGGTCGAGACGCTCGCGGTGACGAACGTCGTCGGATCGACGGCGGCCCGGGAGTGCGATCACGCGATGTACATCCGGGCGGGTCCGGAGATCGGCGTCGCCGCCACCAAGACGTTCTCTTCACAGCTCGTCGCGTTGAACCTCCTCGTCGAGGCGGTCGCGAACGGCTCCCGATCGGGTGACCGGGCACAAAGCGATCGAGTCAGGGAGCGACTCGCCGCACTCCGGGAGCTCCCCGGGCAGGTCCAGCAGATCCTCGACGAATCGAACGCCGTAGACGTAGCCCGCACGTATCTGGATTCGTCGGGGTACTTCTTCATCGGGCGGGGGTACAACTATCCGGTCGCGCTGGAGGGGGCGCTCAAGTTCAAGGAGATCACCTACGAACACGCCGAGGGATTCCCCGCCGGCGAGTTGAAACACGGGACGCTCGCGCTCGTCACCGCCGACACCCCCGTGATCGCCGTGGTCACCGGCGACGACGAAATCGCCCGCAAGACCGTCGGGAACGTAAAGGAGGTCGAGGCGCGCGATGCGCCGGTGATCGCCGTCACGGACGGCCGCTCGGACGTGGAGCGGTACGCCGACGAGGTGCTCGAGATTCCCGAGGCGCATCCGGTGACGATGCCGTTGCTGGCGAACACGCAGCTCCAGCTCGTCGCCTACCACGTCGCAAACGAACTGGGGCGTTCGATCGACAAGCCCCGGAACCTGGCGAAAAGCGTCACCGTGGAGTGA
- the mobB gene encoding molybdopterin-guanine dinucleotide biosynthesis protein B — protein sequence MTPDEPNRGSLSVLQVVGPSDSGKTTLLERLVERLGERTDGRVATVKAIHHDVEPDTPGRDTHRHRTAGADAAIGVTPSLTFRIARGGKGDDDVAALESVLAELECDGYEIALVEGFSAAAVPAVVLGTTDPDDSEREGHSRVIATAETADDVDIEAILEYLTPR from the coding sequence GTGACCCCCGACGAGCCGAACCGGGGGTCGCTTTCGGTCCTGCAGGTCGTCGGCCCGAGCGACTCCGGGAAGACCACGCTCCTCGAGCGACTCGTCGAACGCCTCGGCGAGCGAACGGACGGCCGGGTTGCGACGGTGAAGGCGATCCATCACGACGTCGAACCGGACACACCCGGGCGGGACACCCACCGTCACCGAACCGCCGGCGCCGATGCGGCGATCGGCGTCACGCCGTCGCTGACGTTCCGGATCGCACGCGGCGGCAAGGGTGACGACGACGTGGCTGCACTCGAGTCGGTTCTCGCAGAGCTCGAATGCGACGGCTACGAGATTGCGCTCGTCGAGGGGTTCTCCGCGGCTGCGGTGCCGGCCGTAGTGCTGGGGACGACTGATCCGGACGACTCCGAACGGGAGGGCCACAGCCGGGTGATCGCCACAGCGGAGACCGCAGACGACGTGGATATCGAGGCGATCCTCGAGTACCTCACTCCACGGTGA
- a CDS encoding molybdenum cofactor guanylyltransferase: MDRNCDGVSPGDAVVESIILAGGFSRRFGDREKLTADVAGEPMIRRVVRTVEPLSRRIVASCRREQRDGLAAALGTTDGPDRDVPVSFAFDDRPDGGPLAGLASAIDEIGDDTDATLVFGGDFPLVKTAAFETLLTALGGEFGEGPPADAALPSVGSRLQPLCAACRTDALRSGVTSLEQVRNRAVLSAFDPLSVRAVPADQLPGGEASFRNVNTPTDLREITQTIEAETPPAGTGAKR; this comes from the coding sequence ATGGATCGGAACTGTGACGGGGTGTCACCGGGAGACGCCGTCGTCGAATCGATCATCCTTGCCGGCGGGTTCTCGCGACGGTTCGGCGATCGGGAGAAACTCACCGCGGACGTCGCGGGCGAGCCCATGATCCGACGGGTCGTGCGGACGGTCGAACCGCTCTCGCGCCGGATCGTCGCGAGCTGCCGCCGGGAGCAACGCGACGGGCTGGCGGCCGCGCTTGGGACGACCGACGGCCCCGATCGCGACGTCCCGGTCTCGTTCGCGTTCGACGACAGACCTGACGGGGGGCCCCTCGCCGGGCTCGCGTCGGCGATAGACGAGATCGGCGATGACACGGACGCCACGCTCGTGTTCGGCGGCGACTTCCCGCTCGTTAAAACGGCCGCGTTCGAGACGCTGTTGACAGCGCTGGGAGGCGAGTTCGGCGAAGGACCGCCCGCCGATGCCGCCCTGCCATCCGTCGGCAGCCGGCTCCAGCCGCTGTGTGCGGCCTGCCGGACGGACGCACTCCGGTCGGGCGTGACGTCGCTCGAGCAAGTCCGCAACCGGGCGGTGCTTTCGGCGTTCGATCCACTCTCCGTACGGGCAGTTCCCGCCGATCAGCTCCCCGGCGGGGAAGCGTCGTTCCGGAACGTCAACACCCCCACAGATCTCCGCGAGATCACACAGACGATCGAGGCGGAAACACCGCCCGCAGGGACGGGAGCGAAACGGTGA